In Streptomyces sp. 71268, the DNA window CCGCTTGAGAGGCCGCCATGACCGGCACCGAAACCTTGCTCCGTGAACTCGCCGACCGCGCCGAACTGTCCGACCTGGTCGCCCGCCACAGCCTGTGGATCGACGAGGGCCGCTACGACGAGACCGACCGTCTCTTCACCCAGGACGTCGTGGTCACCTCGCTCCGCGGCGAGGCCCACGGCATCGAGCAACTCGTCGACCTCGTCCGCGCACGCCACGACGACTACGCCCGCACCCTGCACAACAAGTCCAACCTCGTCATCGAGATCGACGGCGCGACCGCCACCGTGCGGGCCCACGACATCGCCGTCTTCGTCATCGACGACTCGACGGAGGCCGTCGCCGCCGGTATCCACCGCTACCGGGCCCGCCGCACCGACGCCGGCTGGCGCTTCGACCGCCTCGACATCACCCCGGTCGCCCTGACCAAGGCTCTGGAGCGGGCACTGTAGGGCCCGAGCCTCCGGCCTCCGCTCGTGGCCGGCCGCACGTCAGGCGCGGGTCCCGATATGTGACGTACAGCCATGGCACAGCGGGACAGCGGGACAGCGGAACGACGGCACAGCGGCGCCGCGCGGCCCCGGCCGGGCGAACCGGTCGGGGCCGCCGCGTCTCAGGCCGCTCGGGGCGCCGTGCCGCAGGCGTCCGCGATGGCCAGCGTGTCCCAGTAGAACGGGCGGACCTCGGTGATCCGGCCGCCCTCGACCGTGACCGTCTGCAGGATCGGGAAGCCGAGCTCGCGGCCGGTCGCCCGCGCGCGGGCCCGGACCTGGGTGAGGACGACCGCGGTCCGGCCGGTGGCGAGGAACTCCTGCTCCACCATCTCGAACGACTCCCAGGTCCGCGCCATCGCGAGGAAGAACCGCCGGATTCCGTCGTGCCCGCGCCACGTGCCCCCGTACGGCAACCCGTCGGCCTGGTGCAGCGTGACGTCCGGCGCGAAGAACGGGGCGAGGAGGTCGAAGGACGCCTCGCCGGGCCCGCCGGCCGCCAGGTACGCGGCCTCGGCGGCGTACATCCCGGTGAGGACCGTCGCGGCGTCCGCCGCTGGTGACATCGTCATGCCGCCAGCATGGGGTTCCCGACGGGACGGTGCTGGCGGCCATCGGACGTCGTGGTCCGCCCACGAGAGCCGGTTCTGGCACGACTGTCGGTCGGCGACGACGGCGCCGCGGTCTCGGTCGGGAGGTGCCGAGACCCCGAGCTGGGCCCGTACGGCCACGAGCTTCGGCTCTGGCTCAGGTTCCGTGGTGGGTGGGGCTCTGTCCTTGCTCGACAACGAGCGGCGGGGTGGACGGTGATGACGGAGCGAGGACTGCGCGAAGGCGGTCGACGTTGGCCCGCCACTGCTTCCCGTCTTCCGGGTCGACCCAGTTCGAGGCCGGCCCGGCCTCCTCACTGACGACGCGAGCGAGGGCCTTGGCCGCGAGCCTCCGTAGATCGTCAGGGAAGGCGGGCATGGGTTCTTCAGGACCGCAGGCTGAGTCGATCGGGTCGCCGCCAGGGCACTGCGCCGCGATCAGCGCCGCCGCGGCCACCGCCTCGTCTCCCTCGGCGAGCCAGCCGGTGGCGCCGACGGTGCGCGTGAGGGTGCTACGGATCAGCGCCTCGCGTTCCTCGGGTTCGGTGCCGTCGAGAGCATCGGCGAAGTCCGCGGCCGTGTCGTTGTCGAAAGGGCCGGTGCCCCAGGTGCCCATGGTGATCTCCTCGTGTAGCTGCGCCGGGATCCTCGCATCAGCCACCGACATCGCGATCACTGTGCGAGCAGCACGCGCTTCCGCGGACGGTCCGAACGCCGCTCAGCGTGACCGCGTCACAGAGGTCGTGCCACAACCGGAAGGCGTGAACAAAGCCGCGTGTGCGGCGTCGAGAAGGCCCGTGACACCCTTCGGCCATGCTCTTGGGTGATCAGGCAAGCAGTGTCGAACTGCGTCCGCTGCGGTACCAGTTCTCCGCCGTCCGCGGTGACTCGTACGACGACAACTGGCTGGTCATCGGCGGTGAGGTGCGGGCTCCGGAGGGCAGTTGGACCTTCGCTGATCCCTGTCTGCTCACCGACGAGGCCCGCCGGGTGTCCGGTTGGCTGCGTGCTGTGGCGGCGGGGGCGGTCGCGGTGATCGGGCCCGACGCCGAGGGTCGGCTGTCCCCGGACGCGTGGTTCGTCGAGCCGGTCCTGGCCTTTGGTCTCGCCGATCGGAGCGAGGACCGCGCGGTGATCCGTGTGCACCTGTCCATGGAGGCGGCACCGCCGTGGCAGCGGGGTGACGACGACGCGGACATCTACCAGTACTACGTGGAGACCCGGGTGGGCATGGCCGCCCTGCTTCGCGCCGCTGACCAGTGGGATCTCGCCTTGGCTTCGTTCCCCGTCCGCTGATCGGTACCCAGCGCGGCCCGCGCCCGGCCACGGACCGGCGCACCACGCGGACACCACCCTCGGCCACCCGCGACCCCCAGCAGCCGTGCCCGTCGCGGCCGCGGGGGAGAGCGGGGCCGGCGCCGGGACCCCTCCCGGGTACGCGCGTATAGAACGGTCCCATGACCACATCGGAATCACCGGCCCGCCGCCATAGGACCAGGCTGTCCCTGGCGCGCGGCACGGCCGGGGCCGGCTGTGTGCTGGCCCTCGCCGCCGCGCTGACCGGCTGCGGCTCCGACTCGGGAGGCGACGCGGGGGCGCCCGGTTCGGCCGAGCCCTCGCGTTCGGCCGAACCGTCGCCCGCCTCGCCCACGCCCTCGCCCACGAAGCCCTCCGCGTCGCCGACGCCGACCGAGGTGAGGCCGATGAAGCCGTCGACACCGGCCGAGCTGCGGGCGTGTGCGGACGGGAGCTGCACGGTCGTCGTGACCAAGGGCACCCAGCTCCCGCGCGCCGCCGGCCTGCGCGCGGGACCGTTCACGGTGAGCGCCGTCGGGGCCGACGGCGTGGACCTCAGCTCGGTCGACGCGACTGGATTCGCCGCCAACCTGTTGGGGCAGCGCCCCGACCAGGGCGGGCCGTCCACCGTCAACGAGCTGTCGATCTCCGTTCTCGCCATCACGGGGGACACCGCGAAGCTGCGGCTCTTCCCGGCGAAGTAGCGCGAGTCCGGGGCCCGGAACCGGTCCCGAGCCCCGGGCACCCGGGCCGCGCCGACGGCCCCGCGGCTCAGCTCGCGGCGGCCCCCTCGTACACCACCCGCCCGTCGAAGACGGTCATCGTCACCGGTACGGAGGTGATGTCCTCCGGCGGCGTGGTGCGCAGGTTGGCGCCGAGTGCGCACAGGTCGGCCACCTTGCCCACGCTCACCGAGCCCTTCCAACCCTGGGCGAAGTCCTGCCAGGCGCCGGCGGTGGTGTACGCAGCCAGGGCCTGGTCCAGGGTGAGGCGTTGCTCCGGCCCGTGCACCTCGCCGCAGGCGCCGACGCGGGTCACCAGGGCCCGGACGCCCGCCCGCCAGTCGGGCTCGTTGACCGGGGCGTCCGAGCTGCCGACGAACGGCACCCCGGCGTCGACCACCGAGCGCCACGGCAGGAACGCGTCACCCTCCGGACCCTGGGCCGCGCCGTGCACCACGTTCGCCCAGCTCTGAGCCTGCGGCCCAAGGCCGATCCGGTGCTGGGCCATGGTCGGCAACAGGCTCGTCGGGACGAACGGGCCGTGCATGACGACGTGTCGGGCGTCGGGCCGCGGGTGGTCGCGCAGCGCGGCGACGAGCGCCTCCACGACGGTGGGCACCCAGCGGTAGCAGTGCACGCCCAACTGGTAGCCCGCCGCGTGCGCGATCCGGATCATCTCGGTCAGCTCGGCGGCCCGCTCCTCGTTCGTGTCCCCCTCCACCAGCAGGTCGCCGCCGCTGTCGGAGAACAGCTTGACGCCGCGTACCGCCAACCGGCGCGGGTCGACGCCGGTCGGCGGCGTGAAGCCGCGCAGCGCCGCGTCGACTGCGGCGGCCGACCCGCCGGACTGGGAGCAGGGCAGGAAGAGCGTGCTCACCCGCGCGTGCAGCTCGCCGGAGCGCGCCAGGTCCGCGTACGCGTGCAGGGTCTCCATGCCCTGCGTCCCGCCACCGAGCCCGTCACCGCCGGGGCCCAGGCCCGGGTCGGTGAAGCTCGTGATGCCCTGGGCGTGCAGGCGGGCCACCGCGTCCCGGACGGCCTCCTTGCGCTCGTCCCGCGACCGGGGCGGGAGCAGCAACTGCACCAGGGCCTGCGCCCCGTACCGCAACACCCCGGTGGGGCGGCCGTTCGCGTCGTACTCGACGCCTGGCTGTCTGGGGTCGCCGGGGCCGACGTCGGTGATCCCGGCGAGGGCGAGGGCGCGTGAGTTGACCGCGCTGACGTGGTAGCCGCTGTCCTGGAGGAAGACCGGGTGGTCGGGCGAGACGCGGTCCAGGTCGTCGCGGTTCGGGCCGCGCTGCTCGGCCAGCCGGCCCGGGCTCCAGCCGGCGCCGCGCACCCACTGCCCGGCCGGTAACCGGCCGGCCTCGGCGGCCACCGCGGCGACGATGTCGGCGATGGACCGCACCGCCGTCGGGCCGAGGTCCACGACGTACGGCGGCAGGTTCAACCGGTAGACGGCGGCGTGCAGATGGGTGTCGTTGATGCCGGGGAGCAGGCTCCCGCCGCGCAGGTCGACCACCTCGGTGCCGGGCCCGGTGAACGCGCTGGCGCCGGCGTCGTCGCCGACGTACGCGACGCGGCCCGCCCGGACGGCGACGGCCGACGCCCTCGGCCGCCGCGGGTCCATCGTGATCACGTCGCCGTTGCGGAACACCAGGTCGGCCTTGCCCGACGCGGCGGCGAACGCCGGCCGCGCGCCGACGAACAGCGAGGCCGCCGCCGCGCCGCCGAGCAGCCGGCCGGCGTTGCGCCGGGAGATGGCGGGGACGGAGCGCTCGTCGACGGCAGGGCCGGGCGCGGGACCGGCCGCGGTCCCGGGTGCCGACTCGGTGGCGGACTCGGCGGACTCAGGGGTGGGCATGGGGGAGCCTCTCGTTCGCGGTGCGTGTGCACGTCGTGACCCAACCAGCGGAGAATTGGCCGTCGGTGGCGCGTACGTCAAGGCTCGGGCCCGCAGTCAGGCCATCCAGCCCGGCAGCTACGCCACCGGGCCCGGCAGTCATGCCACCGGGCCCGGCAGTCACGCGAACGGGGCGCCTTCCGGGGCTCCGTGGCGCCGGGCGCGCGCCCCAAGAGGCCGAACACGCGCCGCTTCCTCCGGCGTTGGCCGGTCGTACGCCGGCGGGCCGGCCCGCTCGGATGGCGGGACGGACTGTCGTACGGGAGGACCAGTACGGCATGGGAGGACCAGACGGCAGGTCTAGTACGGCAGGTAGTAGCTCAGCACGTCCGCCGTGAGCGGCGGGAACAACGCGTGGAACAGCTCGCGCCGCGGGGCGTACACGTCCGGGCGGAGCTGGGTGAGGCCGGCCATGCCGTGCGGGCCGAAGAGCAGGGCGGGCAGGTGGTCGGGGGCCACCGCGGCGCCGTCCTTGCCGGGGTACTGGCGCGGGCCGCCCGTGACGACCTCGCCGAGACCGTCGGCGAGCACCGGGAGGCGGTAGTGGGCGCCGAAGGTGGAGAGCACGATGTCGCCGTCGGGCAGGTCGACGCCGGTCGTGGTCAGGCGCCGCCACAGCAGCGGGCGCAGCCGGTCCAGGAGCGCCGCCGGATCGGGTACGCGGACGTAGTACTGGTCCGCCCGGCCGCGCGGCGTGTGGTCCACCCACTCCCGCCACGCCTCGGCCGGCACGGTGCCGGCCCGGTGGACGACGCGCAGTCCCGCCCCCGGGCACCGGGCCGCGACGCCGCACAGCAACTCCCGCGCGGCGGCCTCGTCCACCGCCGCGGCCTCCGCCACCAGCACGCCGTCGCCGGGCAGCGTGGTGCGCGCGGAGGCCACGACGGCGCCGCCCCGCTCCAGCACCCACAGGTCGCTCGAGTCGTGCCCGAGCAACCAGCGCCAGCGCGGCGCCGAGTGCGGCACCGCCACGTCGAAGGGGGCCTGGGCCGCGCCCTGGAGGGCGGCGAGGGCGGGAACGTCGTCGGGCCGCGCGGCGCGTAGCGCGGGCGTGTCGCCGTCGGACGGCGGGATGGTGACGGCGAGCGCGGGTGGGATGTCGATGGCGTACTCGTAGCCGAACAGCCGGTAGAAGTACGGGATGCCGATCATCACCTGGACGACGTGCCCCCGCGCGGCCGAGCGCTCGTGCGCCCACCCCATGAGCGCCCGCACGAGCCCGCGTCCCTCGTACGCCCGGTCGGTGGCGACTCCACCTGCCCGGCCGGCAGTCGTACGTCCCCGAGCCGGACCTCCTCGTCGAGCAGCGTCGCCGTCGACACGACCCGCTCACCGTCCACCACCACCGCACACGCGGCCCAGCCGGCGTCGGGGTCGGTGACCACCAGCCGGTGATCGAGCGCGTCCTCCTCCGCCCCGCGCGCGGCGAGCAGCGCACCGATCTGTTCCAGGTCACCGGGGCACGCCTCACGCAGGACGAGCCCACCGGCCAGTTCGCGGGGCGCGCCTGCGGCGCGGGTCGTGTTCACGGCGGGACTATGACATCCGGGGCGGCTGCCGTCCACGGGGTTTTCGCAGGTGGGGTGGGGGTGGGGGGCTGACCTCAGGGCGGCTGGTGAGCGTGTGTGGGACGTGCGGCCTGCCGGGGCCGAGACGGTGTCCTTCGTTCCCACAAGGCAAACCTCCGCACCAGTGAGCCGAGTTTCCTGTTCCCTCAACTGAGTCACCTTGACGCGCCTGTCACGCCCTCGGGAGCATCGGAAGCACAACCTCACAACCAGGGGGCAGCCATGGCCGCAAGGCGACTCGTCGGCGAATGCGAGGGTGGCACCTGCGCCACCCTGTACGCCCTCGACGGCACACGTGACCTGTTAGTCCAGGGGTATGACACAACGGCCGCCGAGACGGCCGGGATCGTTGTTCCCGCGGGTGAGTCCGTGGTCCGCATTCCC includes these proteins:
- a CDS encoding nuclear transport factor 2 family protein encodes the protein MTGTETLLRELADRAELSDLVARHSLWIDEGRYDETDRLFTQDVVVTSLRGEAHGIEQLVDLVRARHDDYARTLHNKSNLVIEIDGATATVRAHDIAVFVIDDSTEAVAAGIHRYRARRTDAGWRFDRLDITPVALTKALERAL
- a CDS encoding nuclear transport factor 2 family protein — encoded protein: MTMSPAADAATVLTGMYAAEAAYLAAGGPGEASFDLLAPFFAPDVTLHQADGLPYGGTWRGHDGIRRFFLAMARTWESFEMVEQEFLATGRTAVVLTQVRARARATGRELGFPILQTVTVEGGRITEVRPFYWDTLAIADACGTAPRAA
- a CDS encoding DUF4259 domain-containing protein — encoded protein: MGTWGTGPFDNDTAADFADALDGTEPEEREALIRSTLTRTVGATGWLAEGDEAVAAAALIAAQCPGGDPIDSACGPEEPMPAFPDDLRRLAAKALARVVSEEAGPASNWVDPEDGKQWRANVDRLRAVLAPSSPSTPPLVVEQGQSPTHHGT
- a CDS encoding amidohydrolase, yielding MPTPESAESATESAPGTAAGPAPGPAVDERSVPAISRRNAGRLLGGAAAASLFVGARPAFAAASGKADLVFRNGDVITMDPRRPRASAVAVRAGRVAYVGDDAGASAFTGPGTEVVDLRGGSLLPGINDTHLHAAVYRLNLPPYVVDLGPTAVRSIADIVAAVAAEAGRLPAGQWVRGAGWSPGRLAEQRGPNRDDLDRVSPDHPVFLQDSGYHVSAVNSRALALAGITDVGPGDPRQPGVEYDANGRPTGVLRYGAQALVQLLLPPRSRDERKEAVRDAVARLHAQGITSFTDPGLGPGGDGLGGGTQGMETLHAYADLARSGELHARVSTLFLPCSQSGGSAAAVDAALRGFTPPTGVDPRRLAVRGVKLFSDSGGDLLVEGDTNEERAAELTEMIRIAHAAGYQLGVHCYRWVPTVVEALVAALRDHPRPDARHVVMHGPFVPTSLLPTMAQHRIGLGPQAQSWANVVHGAAQGPEGDAFLPWRSVVDAGVPFVGSSDAPVNEPDWRAGVRALVTRVGACGEVHGPEQRLTLDQALAAYTTAGAWQDFAQGWKGSVSVGKVADLCALGANLRTTPPEDITSVPVTMTVFDGRVVYEGAAAS